From a single Clostridia bacterium genomic region:
- a CDS encoding DUF364 domain-containing protein, with the protein MRRDGTVDVSARWEIYDQLLEMVPEGLQVEDCLLGLHWVLVRSSRATGLAMTPREGHARIRLAGRIRGMSIRELASYVKSWQNYEAALGLAAINSVLNAPDQVEALCGRPLVSQPQANAFTSYQDEVRGKKVAVIGHFPNLEPLAQVCQLTVLERRPGPGDLPDPACEFVLPEQDYVFITATTLVNKTLPRLLELSRQARVILVGPSTPLAPILFEHGIDTLAGTVVMEPERLRRAVEEGATLQIFEQGAWMVKLTREEVEGIKGRRC; encoded by the coding sequence ATGAGGAGAGATGGAACGGTGGACGTAAGTGCTAGGTGGGAGATTTATGATCAGCTGCTGGAGATGGTTCCCGAAGGCTTGCAGGTGGAGGATTGCCTCCTTGGCCTGCACTGGGTTCTGGTCCGCTCCTCCCGGGCCACCGGCTTGGCTATGACCCCCCGGGAAGGGCACGCCCGCATCCGGTTGGCCGGGAGGATAAGGGGCATGTCCATCCGCGAGCTGGCCAGCTACGTTAAGTCCTGGCAAAACTATGAGGCAGCCCTGGGGCTGGCGGCCATAAACTCGGTCCTAAATGCGCCCGACCAAGTGGAGGCCCTGTGTGGACGACCCTTGGTCAGCCAACCCCAGGCCAATGCTTTTACTTCTTACCAAGATGAGGTGAGAGGCAAAAAGGTAGCTGTCATCGGCCACTTCCCCAACTTAGAGCCCTTAGCCCAAGTCTGCCAACTCACTGTTCTCGAGCGCCGGCCCGGCCCCGGGGATTTACCCGATCCCGCCTGTGAGTTTGTCCTCCCCGAGCAGGATTATGTCTTCATTACCGCCACCACCCTGGTTAATAAGACCTTACCCCGGCTGCTGGAGCTCAGCCGCCAAGCTCGAGTGATCCTGGTAGGTCCCAGTACCCCCCTTGCCCCCATCCTGTTTGAGCATGGCATCGATACCCTGGCAGGAACGGTAGTCATGGAGCCTGAGCGGTTGCGCCGGGCAGTGGAGGAGGGCGCAACCCTACAGATCTTTGAGCAAGGCGCCTGGATGGTCAAATTAACTCGGGAAGAGGTAGAAGGGATAAAGGGGCGTCGCTGCTAA
- a CDS encoding ABC transporter substrate-binding protein: MSRRQAPKLLSLLLLALLLAISLAACDPKAANPPPSSSGQPAATRSLVDMAGRQVTVPTQVNKVFATSPVGTILVYTLAPEKLAGWNYELNPVEKKFILPQYQELPNLGGWYAKNTANIEEILKVHPDLIISMGYMDNTARSQADQIEKQLSIPVVMVDGELTKLDQAYQFMGDVLGVKPRAQELAAYCRDVIAEVASKVKQIPDQKKVKVYYAEGASGLQTDPAGSQHTQVLDFVGGINVAQIEPQRGPGGMGMSSVSMEQVLSWNPDVILSWNLAQGGAYETILKDSKWQNLKAVKNHRVYQVPHGPFNWFDRPPSVNRLIGVRWLANLLYPDIFKYDLAATVKDFYAKFYHYQLSDQELEALLAGAVRK; this comes from the coding sequence ATGTCCAGACGCCAAGCCCCTAAGTTACTCAGTCTGCTTTTGCTTGCCCTGCTTCTTGCTATTAGCCTAGCCGCCTGCGATCCAAAAGCAGCCAACCCGCCGCCTTCCAGCTCCGGTCAGCCGGCTGCCACCCGCTCTCTAGTCGATATGGCCGGTCGCCAGGTCACCGTTCCAACCCAAGTCAACAAGGTCTTTGCCACCAGCCCGGTGGGAACCATTCTGGTCTATACCTTGGCGCCGGAAAAGCTGGCCGGGTGGAACTACGAGCTCAATCCAGTGGAGAAAAAGTTTATCCTCCCCCAATACCAAGAACTGCCCAACCTGGGCGGCTGGTATGCCAAGAACACCGCCAATATCGAGGAAATCTTGAAAGTCCACCCCGATCTTATCATCTCTATGGGCTATATGGACAACACCGCCCGCTCCCAAGCCGATCAGATTGAGAAACAGCTTTCCATACCGGTGGTGATGGTGGACGGGGAACTGACCAAACTGGACCAAGCCTACCAGTTTATGGGCGATGTGCTGGGAGTGAAGCCGCGGGCCCAGGAGCTGGCAGCCTACTGCCGGGATGTCATTGCCGAGGTTGCCAGCAAGGTCAAGCAGATTCCCGACCAGAAGAAGGTGAAGGTTTACTATGCTGAAGGGGCCAGCGGCCTGCAAACCGATCCCGCCGGTTCCCAGCATACCCAGGTGCTGGATTTCGTAGGCGGGATCAATGTCGCCCAAATTGAACCCCAGCGGGGCCCGGGTGGCATGGGCATGAGCTCGGTTTCCATGGAGCAAGTGCTATCCTGGAACCCAGACGTGATCCTCTCCTGGAACCTAGCCCAAGGGGGCGCTTACGAAACTATCCTCAAGGATTCTAAGTGGCAAAACCTGAAGGCGGTCAAAAACCACCGCGTCTACCAGGTCCCCCATGGTCCCTTCAATTGGTTTGACCGGCCGCCCTCCGTCAACCGCCTAATTGGAGTTAGATGGTTAGCCAATTTGCTCTACCCGGACATATTCAAATATGATCTGGCAGCAACGGTTAAAGACTTTTACGCCAAATTTTATCACTACCAGCTCTCAGACCAAGAGTTAGAGGCCCTTTTAGCCGGGGCAGTGAGAAAATAG
- a CDS encoding VanZ family protein, whose product MQLDLEPGAILILSVGFGITYVVISFIRGSLTWKGVLFNTAFFAYMVMLLDVTLMPLPLSREAVSPYAEINNFIPFASIYETLTRSISLRIALRNILGNVLMLMPLGMFAPILWNQRSLFSVLKTTLGLSVAIELTQYFIGFLLRHNYRNVDIDDVFLNTVGALLGFLVFKLLYPWIRAVLDESSQTNTHQSQV is encoded by the coding sequence ATGCAACTTGATTTGGAGCCAGGCGCCATCCTTATTCTTTCCGTTGGCTTTGGCATTACATATGTGGTGATATCGTTCATAAGGGGCTCGCTGACGTGGAAAGGTGTGCTATTCAACACTGCTTTTTTTGCTTATATGGTGATGCTCTTGGATGTTACCCTTATGCCTCTGCCACTTAGCCGGGAGGCGGTCAGTCCCTACGCCGAGATTAATAACTTTATTCCCTTTGCCAGCATATACGAGACCCTCACCAGGAGCATCAGCTTGCGTATAGCTCTAAGGAACATCTTAGGGAACGTGCTTATGCTTATGCCGTTAGGTATGTTTGCGCCCATTCTGTGGAACCAACGTTCCTTATTCTCTGTTCTTAAGACCACCCTGGGCTTGTCAGTAGCTATTGAGCTGACCCAATATTTTATTGGCTTTCTCTTGCGGCATAACTACCGTAATGTGGATATAGATGACGTTTTTCTGAACACTGTTGGTGCCTTACTGGGCTTTCTGGTATTTAAGCTGCTCTACCCCTGGATACGGGCGGTACTAGACGAATCATCCCAAACCAATACCCATCAATCCCAAGTTTGA
- a CDS encoding sulfurtransferase TusA family protein: protein MIDNEGGYLVIEVDARGFSCPIPVVKTKKAMEQSPGESIAVRVESKVSKENVSRLAQSQGYTVKVEKSQDGYQLLLEPPAR from the coding sequence ATGATTGACAATGAAGGAGGTTATCTCGTGATCGAAGTTGATGCCCGCGGCTTTTCTTGTCCGATACCGGTAGTTAAGACCAAGAAGGCTATGGAGCAAAGCCCAGGGGAATCTATCGCCGTCCGGGTGGAAAGCAAGGTCTCTAAAGAAAATGTGTCCCGACTGGCCCAAAGCCAGGGCTATACCGTCAAAGTCGAGAAATCCCAGGACGGGTATCAGCTCCTGCTCGAGCCTCCCGCTCGCTAG